One genomic window of Triplophysa rosa linkage group LG11, Trosa_1v2, whole genome shotgun sequence includes the following:
- the ccdc43 gene encoding coiled-coil domain-containing protein 43 codes for MAAPEQIAGEFENWLNDRLDSLEVDREVYGAYILGVLQEEENDDEKKDALQGILSAFLEEDTLEEVCQQILQQWTEYSRSTMRSNQTEDEVQAIASLIEKQAQIVVKQKEVSEKAKKGKEALLAQYANITDEEDEDEEEEQTAVGIPSDKSLFKNTNVEEVLNRRKHQREQAREDAQKKKEQDKMQREKDKLAKQDRKDKEKKRTQKGERRR; via the exons ATGGCCGCGCCCGAACAAATCGCTGGAGAGTTTGAAAACTGGTTAAACGATCGGTTGGACTCTCTCGAAGTAGACCGAGAAGTTTATGGCGCATATATACTCGGTGTCCTGCAAGAAGAGGAGAATGATGACGAGAAAAAGGACGCTTTACAAGGCATTCTCTCCGCTTTCTTG GAAGAAGACACGTTAGAGGAGGTTTGCCAGCAGATTTTACAACAGTGGACTGAGTACAGCAGATCTACAATGAGGAGTAATCAGACAGAAG ATGAGGTTCAGGCCATTGCCAGTTTAATAGAGAAGCAGGCACAGATTGTGGTTAAACAGAAGGAGGTGTCCGAGAAGGCCAAGAAGGGGAAAGAGGCTTTGCTGGCCCAGTATGCTAACATTACTGATGAAGAGGA TGAAGATGAGGAGGAAGAGCAAACAGCAGTAGGAATACCCAGCGATAAAT CCCTGTTCAAAAACACCAACGTAGAAGAAGTTCTGAACCGCCGCAAACACCAGCGTGAACAGGCCAGAGAAGACGCACAGAAGAAGAAAGAGCAAGATAAAATGCAACGTGAGAAAGACAAACTGGCCAAGCAGGATCGAAAGGACAAAGAAAAGAAGCGTACACAGAAGGGAGAGCGCAGGAGATAG
- the moto gene encoding meiosis-specific coiled-coil domain-containing protein MEIOC, with protein MEVNYARKRQVNGGNVTSGGRNNFVQFQNSGPDSYFPQYKLQKSFKDGRGLSPPFNSLSDSLLKDYSPLPDTVWPALEDNCKSMDCPRSTLNNSNCGSEADLYGLVSNILDEPDSMDPYSYFSENRASSLKGVWSPKLLREDSLQYFNNDEVQMTSSSGFPSNQIYPKPIGREPHEWAEPQNINGFYSSTPYHFSSCNGEADAYFSPSQNLPHPPGLTAPSALSSYITKPEYITPEKDEGYYSSTNCLSDYISAVNNSCHPPDRMDGSFFRSPHAFSAVSKEKLRKDESFSVQDIGKQAFLLTEQDGDFRDSGQNGLLVQRNHEEIIAEQTSRPYQSISDYITQMPDFKREITRSHVDQMRADVGGKKMFSQSYFPTNEFLGFGQQPPKVFLPTLNPNKEANQIGSGTAQTSVNQFQHALSNHYQSQTRIPSKTSNNLESQGLAKLMSLSGVVPLLPSQQLFQSTARVPNNFSHGSGENLQCTINQGGLDGLRNGVGNMDISDYDLLEKKSSAGSMVDGRFTQQFGMKSKLPAGFRKEADKKPGLQNPFQGVGNVYTGQVGHIRAGSNAAKPTPSQLFPFLYQMGDPRKNAFYPMHSQPPLPYGPVPHADMNEHLADGEISPLRPYMQEVSVPSQVSGDGSFPGFLFAMSLPKLGKELGSPNSQLHYYLEECYEQWRMLEKERKKAEAVLIKSYPGKRVSVVTSSALPKMPPNPTRVDRLIVDQLREHAKVAALLGKMEQLRSFPLHANISSALDRHLEFIYTTQARRKDEFINASSRQRQPAAFFKEEREILLLASAVKDLCGSTRKARTALWCALQMTLPKMSRYQEEKQEKGSRSPVGQDSPEQSSLERAQISL; from the exons ATGGAG GTTAATTATGCAAGGAAAcgtcaagtcaatgggggtaaCGTTACAAGTGGAGGAAGAAATAACTTTGTTCAATTTCAAAATTCAGGGCCAGACTCATACTTTCCCCAATACAAGTTACAG AAAAGTTTTAAAGATGGCAGAGGCCTGTCTCCACCTTTCAACTCATTGTCAGACTCTCTGCTGAAAGACTATTCACCACTACCTGATACAGTTTGGCCAGCTCTGGAAGACAACTGTAAATCAATGGATTGTCCTCGAAGCACGCTTAATAACAG TAACTGTGGAAGTGAAGCTGATCTTTATGGATTGGTGTCAAACATCTTGGATGAACCAGATTCGATGGACCCATACTCATACTTTTCCGAGAA CAGGGCATCTAGTCTGAAAGGCGTGTGGTCTCCTAAATTATTGAGAGAGGACAGTTTGCAGTACTTCAATAATGATGAGGTGCAGATGACATCCAGCTCTGGCTTCCCGTCAAACCAGATTTATCCTAAACCAATCGGCAGAGAACCTCATGAGTGGGCAGAACCTCAGAATATCAATGGTTTTTATTCTTCCACACCCTACCATTTCTCCTCCTGTAATGGTGAGGCTGATGCCTATTTTTCCCCATCTCAAAATCTTCCTCATCCCCCAGGCCTAACCGCACCCTCAGCATTAAGCTCTTACATTACGAAACCTGAGTATATAACACCTGAGAAGGATGAAGGATACTACAGCAGCACTAACTGCCTGTCTGACTACATAAGTGCAGTCAACAACTCCTGCCACCCTCCAGACAGAATGGATGGCTCCTTTTTCAGGTCCCCCCATGCCTTTTCAGCTGTGAGCAAAGAAAAACTGAGAAAAGATGAATCCTTCTCTGTGCAGGATATCGGTAAACAGGCCTTTCTTTTAACAGAGCAGGATGGTGACTTCAGAGATTCAGGCCAGAACGGGCTTCTGGTCCAGAGGAATCATGAGGAAATCATAGCAGAACAGACAAGTCGTCCATACCAAAGCATATCAGACTATATTACTCAGATGCCAGATTTTAAGAGAGAGATAACCCGCAGCCACGTGGACCAAATGAGAGCTGATGTAGGAGGCAAAAAGATGTTTTCACAGAGTTATTTTCCTACAAATGAATTTTTGGGGTTCGGACAACAGCCACCTAAAGTTTTTTTGCCGACCCTGAACCCAAACAAAGAAGCCAACCAGATAGGAAGTGGTACAGCACAAACTAGTGTAAATCAGTTCCAGCATGCTCTGTCAAATCACTATCAAAGCCAAACCAGGATCCCAAGTAAAACCAGCAATAACCTTGAATCACAGGGGTTAGCAAAGCTGATGTCTCTGTCTGGGGTTGTTCCATTACTTCCTTCTCAGCAGCTGTTCCAGTCCACAGCAAGAGTCCCAAATAATTTCAGTCATGGGAGTGGAGAGAATCTACAGTGCACGATAAACCAAGGCGGTCTGGACGGTTTAAGAAATGGAGTAGGAAATATGGACATTTCAGACTATGATCTCCTAGAGAAAAAGTCGTCGGCAGGCTCCATGGTTGATGGCCGTTTTACACAGCAATTTGGAATGAAGTCCAAACTTCCGGCTGGTTTTCGTAAAGAAGCTGACAAGAAACCAGGACTCCAGAATCCATTTCAGGGGGTGGGCAATGTGTACACAGGACAGGTTGGACATATTAGAGCTGGTTCAAACGCAGCCAAACCCACACCATCACAACTTTTCCCTTTCCTGTATCAGATGGGTGATCCTAGAAAAAATGCCTTCTACCCGATGCACTCGCAACCTCCTCTGCCCTACGGCCCTGTGCCCCACGCTGACATGAATGAACATCTTGCAGATGGAGAGATTTCACCCCTCAGACCCTACATGCAAGAAGTTAGTGTGCCGAGCCAAGTGTCGGGGGATGGGTCTTTTCCTGGGTTTCTGTTTGCTATGAGTTTACCTAAACTTGGCAAAGAACTCGGAAGCCCCAACAGTCAGCTACACTATTATCTGGAGGAATGTTATGAGCAGTGGAGGATGctggaaaaagaaagaaagaaa GCAGAAGCTGTTCTTATTAAGAGTTATCCGGGAAAACGTGTATCTGTCGTGACCAGTAGTGCGTTACCCAAAATGCCTCCAAATCCCACAAGAGTGGACAGACTCATTGTAGACCAGCTGCGAGAACATGCAAAG GTGGCTGCTTTGCTAGGGAAGATGGAACAGTTGCGTAGTTTTCCACTTCATGCCAATATCAGCTCAGCACTGGACAGGCATCTTGAGTTCATCTACACCACGCAGGCACGCCGCAAAGATGAATTCATCAATGCTAGCAGCAGACAGAGGCAGCCAGCGGCCTTCTTTAAAGAAGAAAGGG AGATACTTCTGTTGGCATCTGCAGTGAAGGACCTGTGCGGCAGCACCAGAAAGGCCCGCACTGCTCTCTGGTGTGCTTTGCAAATGACTTTGCCCAAGATGAGCCGTTACCAAGAAGAGAAACAAGAGAAAGGTTCCCGCTCCCCTGTTGGGCAAGACAGTCCTGAACAGAGCAGCTTGGAGAGAGCACAAATTTCCCTGTGA
- the fzd2 gene encoding frizzled-2 has product MKTNRRFCLFLALTLPCCLLASGQYHGDNGIAVPDHGFCQPITIPLCTDIAYNQTIMPNLVGHYNQEDAGLEVHQFYPLVKVQCSPELKFFLCSMYAPVCTVLEKAIPPCRSICERAKHGCEALMNKFGFQWPERLRCEHFPVLGDGHICVGQNDSTATVSPVHMPIPGTPGVHLYSTPDKPFRCPSMLKVPSYLSYKFLGELDCGAPCESSKTHGAYMFFTDQEIEFARIWILIWSSLCCASTFFTVTTYLVDMQRFKYPERPIIFLSGCYTMVSIAYITGYFLGDKVACNDRFLPDGYKTIVQGTKKEGCTILFMMLYFFSMASSIWWVILSLTWFLAAGMKWGHEAIEANSQYFHLAAWAVPAVKTISILAMGQIDGDVLSGVCFVGLNNLDPLRGFVLAPLFIYLFIGTSFLLAGFVSLFRIRTIMKHDGTKTEKLERLMVRIGVFSVLYTVPATIVIACFFYEQAFREHWERSWITTNCKSLAIPCPMQPAPHMTPDFTVFMIKYLMTLIVGITSGFWIWSGKTLHSWRKFYTRLTSGGQGETTV; this is encoded by the coding sequence ATGAAGACGAATAGACGTTTCTGTCTGTTTTTGGCACTGACGTTGCCGTGCTGTTTATTGGCCTCTGGACAATATCACGGAGATAATGGAATAGCTGTCCCTGACCATGGATTCTGTCAGCCCATAACGATCCCGTTGTGCACGGACATCGCTTACAACCAAACAATAATGCCCAACTTGGTTGGACACTACAATCAAGAGGATGCTGGTTTGGAAGTGCATCAGTTTTACCCGTTGGTAAAGGTACAGTGCTCTCCTGAACTTAAATTCTTCCTGTGCTCCATGTACGCACCGGTGTGCACGGTATTAGAGAAAGCTATTCCTCCATGTCGCTCTATCTGCGAGAGGGCAAAGCACGGCTGCGAGGCCCTTATGAACAAGTTCGGCTTTCAGTGGCCGGAGCGGCTGAGATGTGAACATTTTCCCGTGCTGGGAGACGGACACATATGCGTGGGCCAGAACGACTCAACGGCCACGGTGTCGCCCGTTCATATGCCTATCCCGGGAACACCCGGAGTTCATCTGTACTCGACGCCGGACAAACCGTTCCGCTGTCCGTCAATGCTGAAAGTCCCGTCCTACCTCAGCTATAAGTTTTTGGGTGAGCTGGACTGTGGTGCTCCGTGCGAGTCCTCCAAAACGCACGGTGCTTATATGTTCTTCACTGACCAGGAGATTGAATTTGCCCGTATTTGGATTCTCATTTGGTCCTCCCTCTGTTGTGCATCCACATTTTTTACTGTAACCACATACCTAGTGGACATGCAACGCTTTAAATACCCCGAGCGTCCTATTATCTTCCTGTCTGGTTGCTATACCATGGTCTCCATTGCATATATCACTGGCTACTTTCTCGGAGATAAAGTCGCGTGTAATGACCGCTTTCTTCCCGATGGCTATAAAACCATTGTCCAAGGTACGAAAAAGGAAGGATGCACCATTCTTTTCATGATGCTGTATTTCTTTAGCATGGCTTCTTCAATCTGGTGGGTCATCCTGTCTCTCACATGGTTCCTGGCTGCTGGTATGAAATGGGGTCATGAAGCCATTGAGGCCAATTCCCAGTACTTTCATCTGGCCGCTTGGGCCGTTCCAGCCGTAAAGACCATTAGTATACTGGCCATGGGACAGATCGATGGAGATGTGCTAAGTGGGGTCTGTTTTGTGGGCCTAAATAATCTGGATCCACTGAGGGGCTTCGTACTAGCCCCCCTCTTCATCTACCTGTTCATCGGCACATCCTTCTTGCTCGCTGGCTTTGTGTCGCTCTTCCGCATTCGCACCATTATGAAGCACGACGGCACCAAGACGGAAAAACTGGAGCGGCTGATGGTTCGCATTGGTGTCTTCTCAGTTCTCTACACCGTCCCCGCCACCATCGTCATCGCTTGCTTTTTTTACGAGCAGGCCTTTAGAGAGCACTGGGAGAGGAGCTGGATCACTACAAACTGTAAGAGCCTGGCCATTCCCTGCCCAATGCAGCCCGCTCCCCACATGACCCCTGACTTCACGGTTTTTATGATCAAGTACCTCATGACACTTATTGTAGGGATCACTTCGGGATTCTGGATTTGGTCTGGTAAGACGCTGCACTCTTGGAGGAAGTTTTACACACGTTTGACCAGCGGCGGGCAAGGGGAGACCACTGTTTGA